Proteins found in one Aspergillus chevalieri M1 DNA, chromosome 2, nearly complete sequence genomic segment:
- the NTA1 gene encoding putative protein N-terminal asparagine amidohydrolase (COG:E;~EggNog:ENOG410PKBZ;~InterPro:IPR036526,IPR039703,IPR003010;~PFAM:PF00795;~go_function: GO:0008418 - protein-N-terminal asparagine amidohydrolase activity [Evidence IEA];~go_function: GO:0070773 - protein-N-terminal glutamine amidohydrolase activity [Evidence IEA];~go_process: GO:0006807 - nitrogen compound metabolic process [Evidence IEA]), with the protein MGHMTSLSGFEYYHASLDKHGIQQQLKEHNIPIKILFKKYLSVIRPYLNPRVTSHPASNINHHPTLRPVNSTNTQIRSGLPALIPPHHKKLFSKIQEINHKNEMKIATLQFSPKLGDTAGNIKRADELLKNGGRSTTLGKANRIEELKPDILVLSEMALTGYNFPNLEAVKPYLEEAGMGPCGIWAKETAKKFGCKVCVGYPEVERSGEGGGKEMYYNSLLVVDEKGEILANYRKTFLYYTDETWAAEGDAGRGFRHISFPRQGQQQQQEVATSFGICMDINPYRFEAPWTAWEFANRILDTRSQLVLLSMAWLTHSDREELQALHTKPELGTFNYWVQRLMPLFRRHMEHSSGLGGEDEGEKRMIVVFANRVGEEEGHGEDKEPVRYAGTSAVLGFSQRAGSGSGAGSEDGDGIDVKILCWDIMGATEEGVCFANTGEDPEMVFSLAKDNP; encoded by the coding sequence ATGGGTCACATGACCTCGTTATCCGGATTTGAATATTATCATGCAAGTTTGGACAAACACGGAATCCAACAGCAATTGAAAGAACACAATATACCTATCAAAATTCTATTCAAAAAGTATCTGAGCGTTATTCGACCATATCTCAATCCTCGCGTTACTTCACACCCCGCATCAAATATCAACCACCATCCCACTCTCCGTCCTGTGAATTCAACGAATACACAAATCAGGTCCGGGCTCCCGGCCTTAATACCTCCTCACCATAAAAAACTATTCTCCAAAATTCAAGAAATAAACCACAAGAACGAAATGAAAATCGCCACACTACAATTCTCCCCCAAGCTCGGCGACACAGCGGGGAACATCAAGCGGGCAGACGAGCTGCTGAAAAATGGAGGCCGCAGTACTACTCTCGGGAAAGCGAATAGAATTGAAGAATTGAAACCAGATATTCTGGTTCTATCGGAAATGGCATTGACGGGATATAACTTTCCCAATCTAGAGGCTGTCAAGCCATATCTCGAGGAAGCGGGGATGGGGCCTTGTGGTATTTGGGCGAAGGAGACGGCGAAGAAGTTCGGGTGTAAGGTTTGCGTTGGATATCCGGAAGTTGAGAGGAGTGGCGAGGGGGGAGGGAAAGAGATGTATTATAACTCGTTGCTGGTTGTTGATGAGAAGGGGGAGATTCTTGCCAACTATCGCAAGACGTTTCTTTACTATACGGATGAGACGTGGGCTGCGGAGGGCGATGCAGGGCGTGGTTTCAGACATATCTCGTTCCCTCGACAgggccagcagcagcagcaggaggtTGCCACGTCGTTCGGTATCTGCATGGACATTAACCCGTACCGCTTCGAAGCACCCTGGACAGCATGGGAATTTGCGAACCGCATTCTCGACACGCGCTCGCAGTTGGTCCTTTTGTCAATGGCGTGGTTGACGCATTCAGACCGCGAGGAGTTGCAGGCGTTGCATACGAAGCCGGAACTAGGGACGTTTAATTACTGGGTTCAGAGGCTTATGCCGTTGTTCAGGCGGCATATGGAGCATTCGAGTGGCCTTGGCGGGGAAGATGAAggggagaagaggatgattGTGGTTTTTGCGAATCGGGTTGGTGAGGAGGAGGGGCATGGGGAGGATAAGGAGCCGGTGAGGTATGCGGGGACGAGTGCTGTGCTTGGATTTTCGCAGAGggctggctctggctctggtgcCGGGAGtgaagatggagatgggATTGATGTTAAGATTCTGTGTTGGGATATTATGGGTGCCACAGAGGAGGGGGTTTGTTTTGCGAATACTGGAGAGGATCCGGAGATGGTGTTTAGTTTGGCTAAGGATAATCCGTAA
- a CDS encoding uncharacterized protein (COG:S;~EggNog:ENOG410PMHG;~InterPro:IPR011009,IPR002575): MHPIFPEGPVDLILRVLGHHILRIKTENEVAVMMWLRKNTTIAVPEVVQFDVMFNNVLQHEFTLLERVRGTTLHEIYDRLSQEQLEQGCQSNHRYLDCIVALGMESRN; this comes from the coding sequence ATGCATCCTATTTTCCCCGAAGGCCCCGTTGATCTAATACTTCGGGTGTTAGGCCACCATATTCTCCGCATCAAGACGGAAAATGAAGTGGCTGTGATGATGTGGCTGCGCAAGAACACTACCATTGCCGTTCCAGAGGTGGTTCAGTTCGATGTTATGTTTAACAACGTGTTGCAACATGAATTTACTCTTCTAGAGCGCGTTCGCGGCACGACTCTGCATGAGATCTACGATCGTCTCTCGCAGGAGCAGCTGGAACAGGGTTGTCAATCAAATCATCGATATCTTGACTGCATCGTCGCTCTTGGGATGGAGTCTCGGAACTAA
- the CBF1 gene encoding putative HLH DNA binding protein (Penr2) (BUSCO:EOG09263P17;~COG:K;~EggNog:ENOG410PNSV;~InterPro:IPR011598,IPR036638;~PFAM:PF00010;~go_function: GO:0046983 - protein dimerization activity [Evidence IEA]), translating to MSLGGRPSCCGDARVSPNASFIYTRTTATVDVFIITGLMLAHLDILECEKLIWTSRNLKPSSNSWISTVIMSEPSMPPSDNVANKRKRESTDSAGPEPQRNRSSNASNGSIQGSDQSNFQQNSLGSYDHNLPNTNDHGIPNSSSELNIDQQILQHVGTQNGITDDNALTAKAALAAHTPQNKYPAPPDAPFDANNLTHGLSFGDDIGQGISGGHNHNSTAAAVYAAREAQSMNSKPSVGSPEWHQVRKNNHKEVERRRREAINEGINQIARLVPNCDKNKGAILQRAIEYIHQLIDEKRTIQERWEQTNMTTHHAISEVSAQNSKLKIEVNRRGEIAQKWIHRCQDAGLQFEDYNESDELKPLEVDQGQG from the exons ATGTCTTTGGGAGGCCGCCCGTCCTGCTGCGGAGATGCGCGCGTCTCACCCAACGCGTCTTTTATTTATACCCGCACCACAGCTACTGTTGATGTTTTTATCATCACTGGACTTATGCTTGCTCATCTTGACATTCTTGAATGCGAAAAACTAATCTGGACTTCTAGAAATCTCAAACCCAGCTCAAACAGCTGGATCTCCACTGTCATCATGTCTGAGCCATCCATGCCACCTTCGGACAATGTCGCAAATAAGCGAAAGCGGGAAAGCACTGACAGCGCTGGCCCCGAGCCTCAGCGGAATCGCTCTTCTAACGCAAGTAATGGCAGCATCCAAGGCTCAGACCAGTCCAACTTTCAGCAAAACTCTCTCGGTTCTTACGACCACAACCTTCCCAACACAAACGACCAcggcattccgaactcgtcATCAGAGCTCAATATCGACCAGCAGATTTTGCAGCATGTCGGGACGCAGAACGGCATCACGGATGATAATGCTCTAACGGCCAAGGCTGCCTTGGCTGCTCATACCCCTCAGAACAAATACCCCGCTCCACCAGATGCACCCTTCGATGCTAACAATTTGACTCATGGATTATCATTTGGCGATGACATTGGCCAAGGGATCAGTGGGGGCCACAACCACAACTCTACCGCTGCGGCGGTTTATGCAGCCCGCGAGGCTCAGAGTATGAACTCGAAGCCTTCAGTTGGTTCTCCTGAGTGGCATCAAGTTCGCAAGAACAACCACAAAGAGG TGGAACGTCGACGCCGTGAGGCGATCAATGAGGGTATCAACCAGATTGCCCGTCTCGTTCCGAACTGCGACAAGAACAAGGGTGCCATCCTGCAACGCGCGATCGAGTACATCCACCAATTGATCGATGAGAAGAGAACGATCCAGGAGCGATGGGAACAAACCAACATGACCACGCACCATGCGATCAGCGAAGTTAGCGCGCAGAACTCGAAATTGAAAATCGAAGTCAACCGCCGTGGAGAAATCGCACAGAAATGGATACACCGGTGTCAGGATGCAGGTCTTCAGTTTGAGGATTACAATGAATCCGATGAACTCAAGCCGCTTGAGGTTGACCAAGGCCAAGGCTGA
- a CDS encoding exocyst subunit SEC8 (COG:U;~EggNog:ENOG410PGD6;~InterPro:IPR039682,IPR007191;~PFAM:PF04048;~go_component: GO:0000145 - exocyst [Evidence IEA];~go_process: GO:0006904 - vesicle docking involved in exocytosis [Evidence IEA];~go_process: GO:0090522 - vesicle tethering involved in exocytosis [Evidence IEA]), producing the protein MSGRSGYANGYGYSDAGGYDRSDGGYGNLGANGYGSNRPGGYGGLGYESSQQLSSVLPTTQSPERHRERMDRGRQPPSSSRSRTREGDMLHPTRDGRSPGDASFYSGKSRERGRSEVSDAPGTQAVEDVLRSIQREWDFMASDDCVPVQVALSLMDTSTLGKADREPDFLDMHDRIQKTLKSIVNEHHQGFNSSIGTFHKIQSSLQSSQGRVRTLRSALDEAKAGLLSTKPELKGLATSSQKYDDIIQLFNQIQEIQSLPEKLESRISDKRFLAAVEVLHDAFRLLRRSELENIGALGDIRAYFSNQEISLTDILVEELHDHLYLKSPYCSDRWKPPASDNGGSGNPHAWTGNGSWERPVFGFLAKLDASSPLVEDASRNPEADTFQYIRLLIEALNKMGNLDIAVNQIEQRLPVELFTVVDKTNAEIDARYPSSPRGFAQENTTDSPTEAIEKRGHVLAEYLWTLYSKFEAIAEGHRVLHDVIAGIVEREGIPKGSALSGGFKELWKLYQSEIRSLMHDYLATDGESSIRPDETDNKRHIYNGQRDKNKKMFKLSEIGRNTEMKAEQDELDEILQTSVPGLVSKSRQRAVTMDNSQSRQGNSGTGHKILIEPSVFNMGLLLPPSLQFIQKLKDIVPVDSEIAMSTLTSFLDDFLVHVFLPQLDETVTDLCTLSFIAPDAFTEDPHWSQVSPRPIFKGTVKFMSIIKEFSKMLSSIPHDPAFTQLVITQIVTFYDKCFGWYKAIVAKVSRRADAGLQLKAAASYIESGVIRDVVSELRAGSGNKSELIDKETDLLIKRTDEVPLEPYDIISDPKTVAALSLLYNSMQWLSSHLTKLRKITAPSSDSNQQHSRSHSSGPAPRRWTLVGAAMKPKHDHLSQQQQTYLPLNTETAQAFDTTLQSLRDLASSALFALHVDIRCGVIHMLTRTMAGPNNTHQRSRNSEPTTPSPNTDNNWWHIIANPPTAASATVLELNNDLIAFDTNISAALGPTERWFITSGLARFIDRTFVSCTRHIGAMNENGALRLQLDVLVLQQNLKNIIIYHPDHNPLSSHAPEPDTENHQPQETQEEIVALPLSAKFLDWFLEGAVKALDYAKEEKESFAADSAKALASGNGEPFTYDELRVLVDLCFSDVLRGPRGAEDREGFMAAKKASADALLRLNEVMWDSR; encoded by the exons ATGAGCGGCAGAAGTGGCTACGCCAACGGATACGGGTATTCCGATGCCGGGGGATACGACCGCAGCGATGGCGGGTACGGCAACTTAGGTGCCAATGGATATGGAAGCAATCGCCCAGGTGGATACGGTGGGCTTGGATATGAATCTTCGCAACAGCTGTCTTCTGTGTTGCCTACGACGCAGTCGCCAGAGCGGCACCGAGAGCGGATGGATCGGGGCCGGCAACCGCCATCTTCTTCGCGATCGCGGACGAGAGAAGGGGACATGTTACATCCTACGAGAGACGGGCGAAGCCCAGGAGATGCGAGTTTTTATTCCGGAAAAAGCAGAGAGAGGGGTCGTTCGGAGGTTAGTGATGCGCCGGGGACGCAGGCGGTCGAAG ATGTATTACGATCGATCCAGCGCGAATGGGACTTTATGGCTTCCGACGATTGCGTACCAGTGCAGGTTGCTTTGAGCTTGATGGATACGAGTACTCTTGGGAAAGCTGATCGCGAGCCGGACTTTCTGGACATGCACGATCGGATTCAAAAGACGCTTAAATCCATTGTGAACGAACATCACCAGGGATTCAACAGTTCCATCGGTACATTCCACAAGATTCAGTCAAGTCTCCAAAGCTCACAAGGTCGGGTGCGTACGCTCAGGAGTGCGCTTGATGAGGCAAAAGCCGGGTTGCTTTCGACCAAGCCCGAGTTGAAGGGGCTAGCAACATCGTCCCAAAAATACGACGACATCATTCAGCTATTCAACCAGATTCAGGAAATCCAGTCACTTCCAGAGAAGCTGGAGTCCCGGATATCCGACAAGCGATTCCTTGCGGCAGTTGAAGTGCTCCACGATGCATTCCGACTCTTGCGTCGCTCAGAGCTTGAGAACATTGGAGCACTGGGAGATATTCGCGCCTATTTTAGTAACCAAGAAATCTCGCTTACCGATATTCTAGTTGAGGAGTTGCACGATCATCTGTATCTCAAATCGCCATATTGTTCTGACCGGTGGAAGCCACCAGCGTCTGACAACGGCGGCAGCGGGAATCCACATGCCTGGACTGGGAACGGATCTTGGGAACGGCCCGTTTTTGGATTCCTTGCTAAGTTAGATGCTTCCTCACCTTTGGTCGAAGATGCGTCCCGGAACCCGGAGGCCGATACCTTCCAGTACATTCGGTTACTAATTGAAGCCTTGAACAAAATGGGCAATTTGGATATTGCAGTCAATCAGATCGAGCAGCGACTTCCCGTGGAACTTTTCACCGTTGTAGACAAGACAAACGCCGAGATCGATGCACGGTATCCTAGCTCCCCTCGCGGCTTCGCCCAAGAGAACACGACCGACTCGCCAACAGAGGCTATTGAGAAGCGCGGTCATGTTCTGGCGGAATATCTGTGGACACTGTATTCCAAGTTTGAGGCGATTGCTGAAGGTCATCGTGTTTTGCATGATGTGATCGCTGGTATTGTTGAGCGCGAAGGGATTCCCAAGGGAAGTGCTCTTTCTGGTGGTTTCAAGGAGTTGTGGAAGTTGTACCAGAGCGAG ATTCGGTCTCTTATGCACGATTACCTCGCTACTGATGGAGAGTCGTCTATCCGGCCAGATGAAACTGACAACAAGCGTCATATCTACAACGGCCAGAGAGACAAGAATAAG AAAATGTTCAAACTGTCCGAAATTGGTCGGAACACGGAGATGAAAGCTGAGCAAGACGAACTGGACGAGATCCTCCAGACTTCTGTCCCCGGTTTGGTGTCCAAGTCGAGACAGAGAGCAGTCACTATGGACAACTCGCAGTCAAGACAAGGGAATTCTGGAACTGGACACAAGATCCTCATTGAGCCAAGTGTGTTCAACATgggtcttcttctccctccaTCTCTTCAGTTCATCCAGAAACTGAAGGACATCGTCCCGGTGGACTCGGAAATTGCTATGAGCACCCTGACCTCTTTCTTGGACGATTTTCTTGTCCATGTTTTCCTTCCCCAGTTGGATGAGACCGTTACGGATCTTTGCACTCTCAGCTTCATTGCGCCAGACGCATTTACTGAAGATCCTCACTGGTCGCAGGTATCCCCTCGGCCTATTTTCAAG GGCACGGTAAAATTCATGTCCATCATCAAGGAGTTCAGTAAAATGCTTTCCAGCATCCCTCATGATCCAGCATTTACACAACTGGTGATTACCCAGATCGTAACCTTTTACGACAAGTGCTTTGGATGGTACAAAGCAATCGTGGCCAAGGTTTCACGTCGGGCTGACGCCGGTCTTCAGCTCAAAGCTGCTGCATCGTACATTGAATCTGGCGTCATTCGAGATGTGGTCAGTGAACTGAGGGCCGGAAGTGGTAACAAGTCGGAACTCATCGACAAGGAAACCGACCTCCTTATCAAACGCACGGATGAAGTGCCGCTAGAACCATACGATATCATCTCGGACCCGAAGACAGTCGCCGCCCTGTCTCTCCTTTACAACAGCATG CAATGGCTCTCAAGTCACCTCACCAAACTCCGCAAGATAACAGCCCCATCCTCCGACTCAAACCAACAACACTCCCGCTCCCACTCCTCCGGCCCAGCCCCCCGCCGCTGGACCCTCGTCGGCGCCGCCATGAAGCCCAAACACGACCACCTCagccaacaacaacaaaccTACCTCCCCCTCAACACCGAAACCGCCCAAGCCTTCGACACAACACTCCAATCTCTCCGTGACCTCGCCTCCAGCGCCCTCTTCGCCCTCCACGTCGACATCCGCTGCGGCGTCATCCACATGCTAACCCGCACAATGGCCGGCCCCAACAACACCCACCAACGCAGCAGAAACTCCGAACCAACAACCCCCTCCCCCAACACAGACAACAACTGGTGGCACATCATCGCCAACCCACCCACCGCAGCCTCCGCCACAGTCCTAGAACTGAACAACGACCTTATCGCCTTCGACACAAACATCTCAGCCGCCCTCGGCCCCACAGAACGTTGGTTCATCACCTCCGGTCTTGCCCGCTTCATCGACCGCACCTTCGTCTCCTGCACGCGACACATCGGCGCGATGAACGAGAACGGCGCCTTGCGCCTGCAACTCGACGTCCTCGTCCTGCAACAGAATCTCAAGAATATCATCATCTACCACCCAGACCACAACCCGCTCTCTTCGCACGCCCCCGAACCAGACACAGAGAACCACCAGCCCCAAGAAACGCAAGAAGAGATAGTAGCCCTCCCCCTCAGCGCGAAATTCCTCGACTGGTTCCTCGAAGGCGCAGTCAAGGCGCTTGACTACgcaaaggaagagaaagagtcTTTTGCAGCGGATAGTGCTAAGGCGTTGGCGAGTGGGAACGGGGAACCGTTTACGTATGATGAGCTGAGGGTTTTGGTTGATTTGTGTTTCTCGGATGTGTTGCGTGGGCCTCGCGGAGCGGAGGATCGGGAGGGGTTTATGGCTGCAAAGAAGGCGAGTGCGGATGCGTTGTTGAGGTTGAATGAGGTTATGTGGGATTCGAGGTGA